A single window of Methanosphaera sp. DNA harbors:
- a CDS encoding right-handed parallel beta-helix repeat-containing protein, translating to MLNKKSSFILLALLIVFLTGLTAATAADTNDSQAISESVNVASADVISQVDVTTQTNDVVTTTANKPTQKKAIKNEKVVKKDDTTTNTTTNINKDNYNTYFDSTGTTLDTIKENTTIILSGDFEDKNFQITTPNLYITGDDTTNIKNGQIRIDVAASGVTLTNIKINNTNITSFDSSIENSAENVTISNNNVFMEKVSGFTYAIRNYGANTKITQNNVTLNGPCTDIDFSGEGLANTIAIVTLYCENVSIANNNVSVNQANGTTPTSYGTIECIDMKGKNITVNNNTLSIKAKKFVYAVNALGAEDVKITNNKIHAESERYTAGVQYGTDYSGLYESKGLYLANNNIKCISKKASASDDEAIAYGAIASSNPGYSCENVTLENNTINLNANVGYGIEVYTVTGSKVNKNNINVNGSRAMGIVYAHSINNMVDSNIINTTGDNSTKIGSVVEEITPVNVGIQLQQGSHFTNITNNQIYTEDKKDQAKTINVASVNDVIIKNNILDTDKEHGQATISAKGTDITLENNTRYTIIITKENYSLYFDDDGVITGLEENDAITLSGEFTDKNFIITLPGINVFGDNTTIIRNGRILITEDAMNVVISGIKINNTNTTIEASIENQADNTVVANNTVYMTKKTGTTNGIKNTASNVVISDNNVTVYGPSENIGWDSGSSLTNTIAIATLDGYNVTVTNNIAKALQNPNTEAEAYGTIDGIEVKGTEVRVNNNTIVVEGKYTSFVYAINGLGMADVNITNNRIEAYSERYIAGIQVGSDFTSGIDGANVLIANNTIIGNSKNLTDLPDNEAMAYGIISSTMGGSACENITIINNNIAMNATVGYGLELYTTNKVKVINNTITMRAPYAMGMGFAHATENIIDSNNITTYGDSSVGIQGVVEEIQPANVGIQIQQESDDTNITNNRVITFDAASGALAINVEDSNNLVVKNNIIDTNTDHGTKAMSIPKGQSVENNTGYITTVTKDNYSQYFNAKGEMINIPECSQVILSGEFTDKNFTVTVPGTLITCDENGIIRNGKVRIDSNATSATISHININNTNTTIDASIENAATNAIIVNNTIYMQQATGITQGIKNYAGYTLIRANNVTVYGPCVGIDWNGEAIANTIGIVTLYGDNVRILNNNIKVFQTNGTTAEAYGTTDGIDVRGNRVSVLNNNIEVNAQVYTYGINVMGEKLKIQNNTINMKSERYVAGIQAGSDYSGIYNCKNVNITNNKITGIANKTSKNASDAVAYGIISSSMGGSMCEKIKIDNNTVDLKSNVGYGMEIYTCINTNITKNNIKVDAIYATGIGVSKSINNNIKLNNITTHGNSLKTIGAVSEDIEPANAGINLDSGSHYTNITNNKIYSDDTNNTAKTVNVKANNNDILIANNIVDTNTLNGQDSIALATGVDVKSENNTRNIIIITQDNYSQYFDANGKMLDTIQANLAITLSGEFTNKTFKVTKANLLITGDNTAQIINGQILINSKNTTLKNIKINDTDATFNYAIQNNGENTLIDNNTVYISKTTGIVNGIQNNADNVTIANNNVTVEGPSNNIPWSYDVSYADTIAIITADSEDVLIENNTVTALHNNKTTPASTGTIYAIEAYGMTVTINNNTVVVYSPKYAYAINTVGCEDVYVTNNNIKATSERYIAGIQLGDAPDAEVLNNTINGVCANTTALTNEEAIGYGVIVQSIMGMCDNTIINNNIININSTIAYGVEVFSSRYSNITNNNITLNGAYSIGVGLALSRPVNITANNIKICGDSSQKINPITENVQPAISGVVTTQGACNATILNNNIHVIDLNGNATGVLIGNVTLKNSIDATVKNNIIDTNTLHGNDAVLNTTTSNMIVENNTGLITTITEDNYSQYFNENGEMINIPQYTQVILSGEFTNKTFTITTPYITISGDNTTIYNGKVTINNAAMGVILSGIKINNTNTTIEVSLENNADNTVIANNTVYMEKVSGTTNGIKNKASNVVISGNNVVVYGPCAGIDWAGDGIVKTIAIATLGGDNVTIANNTAKALQAPNSVVEMYGSIDAVELKGTNIRVENNNITAKAEGAGFVYALNGLGMADVNITNNTIEAYSERYIAGIQIGSDFISGIDGANVLIANNRIIGNSKNLTVLADNEAMAYGIISSTMGGNACKNTTIINNTIDMNATVGYGLELYGTQTTTVKNNTIIMRGIYSIGMGFAHAAGNIIDSNNITTYGDSSLKIQSVVEEIVPANVGIKLQQGSGNSNITNNQILTIDENKKATTINVVGSDDVIIKNNIVDTNVLNGEESISANGTGVKSENNTSYKSKTQTVVDLPSEAVTSTNITIKVNVIDINTNEKINSGYVVIKVNGKTIQVDGSSKIRFINGTAQVTYSLLGFTAKDYDVVVKYSGDNLNLKSENSTTFTVVKTNMTLESKTLTKYASEEIEVNETLRDVNGNVLSGRNKVAVKLNGKTIYNGEVIDGKLYFKVKLPADLRPGVSNLTIIIGESKTTNANSVNYTINVEKQDVIITIEPVASMPGRYTTFKATMRTAISNMTVNGGKFSVKINGKTITPMNTDKTPSNETPRVYNGEAVLKTFIPSDMSAKKYDITFTYAGDNYTNGCKCTLNDGLIVIAKVKA from the coding sequence ATGCTAAATAAAAAATCAAGCTTTATTTTATTAGCTTTATTAATTGTATTTCTTACAGGTCTAACAGCAGCAACTGCAGCTGACACAAATGATAGCCAAGCAATATCAGAGAGTGTCAATGTAGCAAGTGCTGATGTAATTAGTCAAGTAGATGTAACTACACAAACAAACGATGTAGTAACAACAACAGCTAATAAGCCAACACAAAAGAAAGCAATTAAAAATGAAAAAGTAGTAAAAAAAGATGATACTACAACAAACACAACAACAAATATTAATAAAGATAATTATAACACATACTTTGATAGTACAGGAACAACACTTGATACAATCAAAGAAAACACAACAATAATACTAAGTGGAGATTTTGAAGATAAAAACTTCCAAATCACAACACCTAACCTGTATATAACAGGTGATGATACAACAAACATTAAAAATGGACAAATCAGAATTGATGTAGCAGCAAGTGGTGTAACACTAACAAACATAAAAATAAACAATACAAACATAACATCATTTGATTCATCAATTGAAAATTCAGCAGAAAATGTAACAATATCAAATAACAATGTATTCATGGAAAAAGTAAGTGGATTTACATATGCTATACGTAACTATGGAGCAAATACCAAAATTACACAAAACAATGTAACACTAAATGGACCATGTACAGATATTGACTTTTCAGGTGAAGGACTTGCAAATACAATAGCAATAGTAACACTATATTGTGAAAATGTTTCAATAGCAAACAATAATGTTAGTGTAAATCAAGCAAATGGAACAACACCAACAAGCTATGGTACAATTGAATGTATTGATATGAAAGGTAAAAATATTACAGTTAACAACAATACATTATCAATTAAAGCTAAAAAATTTGTATATGCCGTAAATGCACTTGGTGCAGAAGATGTAAAAATTACAAACAATAAAATCCATGCAGAAAGTGAAAGATACACAGCAGGAGTTCAATATGGAACAGACTACTCTGGATTATATGAAAGTAAAGGTTTATATCTTGCAAATAACAACATCAAATGTATCTCTAAAAAAGCATCAGCATCAGATGATGAAGCAATAGCATACGGTGCAATTGCATCAAGTAATCCTGGATATAGTTGTGAAAATGTAACACTAGAAAACAACACAATTAACTTAAATGCAAATGTAGGATATGGTATTGAAGTATACACAGTAACAGGCAGCAAAGTTAACAAAAACAACATAAATGTAAATGGTAGCCGTGCAATGGGTATTGTTTATGCTCATTCAATAAACAATATGGTAGATTCAAATATCATAAATACAACAGGAGACAACTCAACAAAAATAGGTTCTGTTGTTGAAGAAATCACACCTGTAAATGTAGGTATACAACTACAACAAGGAAGCCACTTTACAAACATAACAAACAACCAAATCTATACAGAAGATAAAAAAGATCAAGCAAAAACAATCAATGTAGCAAGTGTAAATGATGTAATTATCAAAAACAACATACTTGATACAGACAAAGAACATGGACAGGCAACAATATCAGCAAAAGGAACAGATATAACACTAGAAAACAATACAAGATACACAATTATAATAACAAAAGAAAACTACTCACTATACTTTGATGATGATGGAGTTATAACAGGTCTTGAAGAAAATGATGCAATAACTCTTAGTGGAGAATTTACAGATAAAAACTTCATAATTACATTACCAGGAATTAATGTATTTGGAGATAATACAACAATAATTCGCAATGGAAGAATCTTAATTACTGAAGATGCAATGAATGTTGTAATATCAGGAATTAAAATTAACAATACAAACACAACAATAGAAGCATCAATTGAAAACCAGGCAGATAATACAGTAGTTGCAAATAACACAGTATACATGACAAAAAAAACTGGAACAACAAATGGTATTAAAAATACAGCATCAAATGTTGTAATATCAGACAATAATGTAACAGTATATGGACCATCTGAAAATATTGGATGGGATTCAGGTAGTAGTCTTACAAATACAATTGCAATTGCAACACTTGATGGATATAATGTAACAGTTACAAACAACATAGCAAAAGCATTACAAAATCCAAATACAGAAGCTGAAGCATACGGTACAATTGATGGAATAGAAGTTAAAGGTACAGAGGTACGTGTTAACAACAACACAATTGTAGTTGAAGGTAAATATACATCATTTGTATATGCAATAAATGGTCTTGGAATGGCTGATGTAAACATTACAAACAATAGAATTGAAGCATACAGTGAAAGATACATTGCAGGTATACAAGTTGGTAGTGACTTTACATCAGGTATTGATGGAGCAAATGTATTAATTGCAAACAATACAATTATTGGAAACTCTAAAAACCTAACAGATCTTCCAGATAATGAAGCTATGGCATATGGTATTATATCATCAACCATGGGTGGAAGTGCATGTGAAAATATCACAATTATCAACAACAACATTGCTATGAATGCAACTGTAGGATATGGTCTTGAATTATACACAACAAACAAAGTAAAAGTTATAAACAATACAATTACAATGAGAGCACCATATGCAATGGGTATGGGATTTGCTCATGCAACAGAAAATATAATTGATTCAAATAATATTACAACATATGGAGATAGTTCAGTAGGAATACAGGGAGTTGTTGAAGAAATTCAACCTGCAAATGTAGGTATACAAATACAACAAGAAAGTGATGATACAAACATTACAAACAACAGAGTAATTACATTTGATGCAGCTAGTGGAGCATTAGCAATTAATGTAGAAGATAGTAATAATTTAGTTGTTAAAAATAACATAATCGATACAAATACAGACCATGGAACTAAAGCAATGTCAATTCCAAAAGGTCAAAGTGTAGAAAACAACACAGGATACATAACAACAGTAACAAAAGATAACTACTCACAATACTTCAATGCAAAAGGTGAAATGATAAATATTCCAGAATGTTCACAAGTAATACTTAGTGGAGAATTTACAGATAAAAACTTTACAGTTACAGTACCAGGAACTCTTATAACCTGTGATGAAAATGGTATAATTAGAAATGGTAAAGTAAGAATTGATTCAAATGCAACAAGTGCAACAATTTCACATATAAACATTAACAATACAAATACAACAATCGATGCATCCATTGAAAATGCAGCAACAAATGCCATAATTGTAAATAACACAATTTACATGCAACAGGCAACAGGAATTACACAGGGAATTAAAAACTATGCAGGATATACTTTAATTAGAGCAAACAATGTAACAGTATACGGTCCATGTGTAGGTATTGACTGGAATGGTGAAGCTATTGCAAATACAATAGGTATTGTAACACTTTATGGTGATAATGTAAGAATTCTAAATAACAACATAAAAGTATTCCAAACAAACGGAACTACAGCAGAAGCATACGGTACAACAGATGGTATTGATGTACGTGGAAATAGAGTAAGTGTTTTAAACAATAACATTGAAGTAAATGCACAAGTATACACCTATGGTATTAATGTTATGGGAGAAAAACTAAAAATTCAAAACAATACAATTAATATGAAATCTGAAAGATATGTTGCAGGAATTCAGGCAGGTAGTGACTACAGTGGAATATATAATTGTAAAAATGTAAATATTACAAACAATAAAATTACAGGAATTGCAAATAAAACAAGCAAAAATGCATCAGATGCAGTAGCATATGGTATAATCTCATCAAGTATGGGAGGAAGCATGTGTGAAAAAATAAAAATAGACAATAACACAGTAGATCTTAAATCTAATGTTGGATATGGTATGGAAATCTACACATGTATAAATACAAATATTACAAAAAATAACATAAAAGTAGATGCAATCTATGCAACAGGTATTGGTGTTTCAAAATCAATAAACAACAACATTAAATTAAATAATATAACAACACATGGAAACTCTCTTAAAACAATAGGAGCAGTATCAGAAGATATAGAACCTGCAAATGCTGGTATAAACCTTGATAGTGGAAGTCATTACACAAACATTACAAACAATAAAATATACTCAGATGATACAAACAACACAGCAAAAACAGTAAATGTAAAAGCTAACAACAATGACATCCTAATTGCAAACAACATAGTAGATACAAACACACTTAATGGTCAAGATTCAATAGCACTTGCAACTGGAGTAGATGTAAAATCAGAAAACAATACACGAAACATAATAATTATAACACAAGATAACTACTCACAATACTTTGATGCAAATGGTAAAATGCTCGATACAATACAAGCAAACCTAGCAATTACACTTAGTGGAGAATTTACAAATAAAACATTCAAAGTAACAAAAGCAAATCTTCTCATTACAGGAGATAATACAGCACAAATTATAAATGGACAAATCCTAATTAACTCTAAAAATACAACACTTAAAAACATAAAAATTAATGATACAGATGCAACATTTAACTATGCAATACAAAACAATGGAGAAAATACATTAATTGACAACAACACAGTATACATCTCAAAAACAACAGGTATTGTAAATGGTATACAAAACAATGCAGATAATGTAACAATTGCAAATAACAATGTAACAGTAGAAGGACCAAGTAATAACATCCCATGGAGTTATGATGTAAGCTATGCTGATACAATAGCAATAATAACAGCAGATTCAGAAGATGTATTAATTGAAAATAACACAGTTACAGCATTACATAATAATAAAACAACACCAGCATCAACAGGTACAATCTATGCAATTGAAGCATATGGTATGACAGTTACAATTAATAACAACACAGTAGTTGTATATTCACCAAAATATGCATATGCAATAAATACAGTAGGATGTGAAGATGTATATGTTACAAATAACAACATCAAAGCAACATCTGAAAGATACATTGCAGGTATACAACTTGGAGATGCACCAGATGCAGAAGTATTAAACAACACAATTAATGGTGTATGTGCAAATACAACAGCATTAACAAATGAAGAAGCAATAGGATATGGAGTAATAGTACAAAGTATCATGGGAATGTGTGATAACACAATAATTAACAATAACATAATTAATATTAACTCAACAATAGCATACGGTGTTGAAGTATTCTCATCAAGATATTCAAACATTACAAACAACAACATTACACTCAATGGTGCATATAGTATTGGTGTAGGATTAGCACTATCAAGACCTGTAAATATTACAGCAAACAACATAAAAATATGTGGTGATAGTTCACAAAAAATAAATCCAATTACTGAAAATGTTCAACCAGCAATTTCTGGAGTTGTAACAACACAAGGTGCATGTAATGCAACAATATTAAACAATAACATCCATGTTATCGACTTAAATGGTAATGCAACAGGTGTTCTTATTGGTAATGTAACACTTAAAAATTCAATTGATGCTACAGTTAAAAATAACATTATTGATACAAACACATTACATGGAAATGATGCAGTATTAAATACTACAACATCAAATATGATTGTAGAAAACAATACAGGACTTATAACAACAATAACAGAAGATAACTACTCACAATACTTCAATGAAAATGGTGAAATGATAAATATTCCACAATATACACAAGTAATACTTAGTGGAGAATTTACAAATAAAACATTCACAATCACAACACCATACATTACAATATCAGGTGATAATACAACAATATACAATGGTAAAGTAACAATTAATAATGCAGCAATGGGAGTAATCCTATCTGGTATTAAAATTAACAATACAAATACAACAATAGAAGTATCACTTGAAAACAATGCAGACAATACAGTAATTGCAAATAACACAGTATACATGGAAAAAGTAAGTGGTACAACAAATGGTATTAAAAACAAAGCATCAAATGTTGTAATTTCAGGTAATAATGTAGTAGTATATGGACCATGTGCAGGTATTGACTGGGCTGGTGATGGTATTGTAAAAACAATTGCAATAGCAACACTTGGTGGAGATAATGTAACAATTGCAAACAATACAGCAAAAGCATTACAAGCTCCAAATTCAGTAGTTGAAATGTATGGTTCAATTGATGCTGTAGAATTAAAAGGTACAAATATACGTGTTGAAAACAACAATATTACAGCAAAAGCTGAAGGTGCAGGATTTGTATATGCATTAAATGGTCTTGGAATGGCTGATGTAAACATTACAAACAATACAATTGAAGCATACAGTGAAAGATACATTGCAGGTATACAAATTGGTAGTGACTTCATATCAGGTATTGATGGAGCAAATGTATTAATTGCAAACAATAGAATTATTGGAAATTCCAAAAACTTAACAGTACTTGCAGATAATGAAGCTATGGCATATGGTATTATATCATCAACCATGGGTGGAAATGCATGTAAAAATACAACAATTATTAACAACACAATTGATATGAATGCAACTGTAGGATATGGTCTTGAATTATATGGAACACAGACAACAACAGTTAAAAACAATACAATTATAATGAGAGGCATATATTCAATAGGTATGGGATTTGCTCATGCAGCAGGAAATATAATTGATTCAAATAATATTACAACATATGGAGATAGTTCATTAAAAATACAGTCAGTTGTTGAAGAAATTGTACCTGCAAATGTAGGTATAAAACTACAACAAGGTAGTGGTAATTCAAATATTACAAACAACCAAATATTAACAATTGATGAAAATAAAAAAGCTACAACAATTAATGTAGTTGGAAGTGACGATGTAATTATTAAAAACAACATTGTAGATACAAATGTACTTAATGGTGAAGAATCAATATCTGCAAATGGAACAGGTGTAAAATCAGAAAACAATACAAGTTACAAATCAAAAACACAAACAGTAGTAGATCTTCCAAGTGAAGCTGTAACATCAACAAACATAACAATAAAAGTTAATGTAATTGACATAAATACAAATGAGAAAATAAACTCAGGTTATGTTGTAATTAAAGTGAATGGTAAAACAATACAAGTGGATGGTTCATCAAAAATCAGATTTATAAATGGAACAGCACAAGTTACATATTCACTCCTAGGATTTACAGCAAAAGACTATGATGTAGTTGTAAAATACAGTGGAGATAATTTAAATCTTAAATCTGAAAATTCAACAACATTCACAGTAGTTAAAACTAACATGACACTTGAAAGTAAAACACTTACAAAGTATGCATCAGAAGAAATAGAAGTTAATGAAACACTAAGAGATGTAAATGGAAACGTGCTTTCAGGACGTAACAAAGTTGCTGTAAAACTTAATGGTAAAACCATATACAATGGTGAAGTAATTGATGGTAAATTATACTTTAAAGTAAAACTTCCAGCAGATCTTCGTCCAGGAGTAAGTAATCTTACAATTATTATTGGTGAATCAAAAACAACAAATGCAAACTCAGTAAATTACACAATTAACGTTGAAAAACAGGATGTAATTATTACAATTGAACCTGTAGCATCTATGCCAGGAAGATACACAACATTTAAAGCAACAATGAGAACTGCTATTTCAAATATGACAGTAAATGGTGGTAAATTCTCAGTAAAAATAAATGGTAAAACAATTACACCAATGAATACTGATAAAACACCAAGTAATGAAACTCCAAGAGTATATAATGGTGAAGCAGTGCTTAAAACATTCATACCTAGTGATATGTCAGCTAAAAAATACGATATTACATTCACATATGCTGGTGACAACTATACTAATGGATGTAAATGTACACTTAATGATGGATTAATAGTTATTGCTAAAGTTAAAGCATAG